Proteins from one Rosa chinensis cultivar Old Blush chromosome 7, RchiOBHm-V2, whole genome shotgun sequence genomic window:
- the LOC121050487 gene encoding uncharacterized protein LOC121050487, whose amino-acid sequence MGVYMADEDIVVLVLHGLPSELATIKTAIRIKTLSSSVSMKELRSLLLIAEDEIEHTVKSISERFRNEMMAHGDSFKRTCDINAADSSVSGKVECRETESYGIESRKINVDMQVMRGLSPGSDNMCEKVEHCVIENVLRQSSVGSKTRTSGSELLLGDYEASSNRTTEATKGCTIRKHINDCFDGRNGKDPVKVDRSITSDTVINRTYYATVSIPKKDSTYAANTIL is encoded by the coding sequence ATGGGAGTTTATATGGCTGATGAAGACATAGTAGTCTTGGTTCTTCATGGTTTACCCTCAGAGCTTGCTACCATAAAAACTGCAATAAGAATCAAAACACTAAGCTCCTCTGTTTCAATGAAAGAATTACGATCTCTTTTGTTGATCGCTGAAGATGAGATTGAACATACTGTGAAGTCTATTTCTGAGAGGTTCAGGAATGAAATGATGGCACATGGTGATAGTTTCAAAAGGACATGTGACATTAATGCTGCTGATAGCTCTGTATCAGGAAAAGTGGaatgtagagaaactgaatctTATGGGATAGAATCTAGGAAGATTAACGTAGACATGCAGGTTATGCGAGGATTGAGCCCGGGTTCTGATAATATGTGTGAAAAAGTTGAacattgtgtgattgaaaatgtTTTGAGACAATCTTCAGTGGGGTCAAAGACCAGAACTTCTGGATCTGAACTTTTGCTTGGTGATTATGAAGCTTCTTCAAACAGAACTACAGAAGCAACTAAGGGCTGCACAATAAGAAAGCATATTAATGATTGCTTTGATGGTCGTAATGGCAAAGATCCTGTCAAAGTTGATAGATCAATAACATCTGACACCGTCATTAATAGAACCTATTATgccactgtatctattcctaaaaAGGACTCTACATATGCTGCAAATACTATTCTGTAA